The DNA sequence TGGAAGAGGAAGATCTGCTGCGATGACTACGGAATCTCAGAGGCCGAATTTCTTTTTTGATATCAGAAGTAAGGATTATAAGATAAACGAAGCATTTGGAGTTCAATTTCTCTTCCATTCAGCCAGAAAAGAATTCGATAAACAATCTTATTCTGTTCCTGCTCCCGATACAGGATCATCCTCCGATTCAAGTTCCTCTTCTTCGAGTAGCAGCAGCAGTAGCTCCGGGAAGAATGATAAAAATTCAGTTACAGCAGATTTAGGAACTAATGTAAAAGTAGATTATAATTATATAATACCTACGTTTTATTGGGGAAATCCGGAAGTGGATGGATTTCGTATGGGTTTTGGTTTCGGGCTCGCAGATATGAGAATGAGAGGGAATGTAGACTTTAGGGATCCGGGAGAAACGATCGGGAAAATGTATGGAGCAATGGGGGACAGGGATACATTTCTTAACACATTGAGTTTTATACAATTAAGTTCCGGCCTAGTGGATATGAGAAGAGGAGATCCCGTATTCAATTATCTTTTATTAAATTTAAGCCAAGGAAATAATTTAGAATTGATGGGGGCATATCTCGCAAGCCAGGGCACTCATTTTTCTACCGATATAATATCAATTTTAGTTTATGCAAATTTGCAAGATAAGTATACTCCTCTGGAGTTATTGGCTTTGAGCGCATTGTCTAGGACAAGTATCAATGCTAAGGACAGACAAGTTTTCGCTTATATGATCTATGTAGAAACTCCTAAATTCGGATTTGTAAAAGCCAGGCTAAGTTGGCATGGACCGTTGTTCAAAGATTCAGGATATACGATCCACATGAGCACGCTTGAACTTGCTTTGATGGTCCCAATCGACTTTTAATTCTTCTAATTTAGATCTGCATAATATCCCTGCTTGACACTCGGTCGATTTGAAGCGATTTTGGGCGGAAAACTAAAACCGCCTAACCGAGGAATAATGAATAGAAATTTGGAATTGGAGCGCCAAGGGGAAGTTGCCGCAAATTATCTGCGGATTTTTTTAACCATAGTTTTTATTTTCGGAACTGCATTCGGACTTGTTTGGAAAAGCGGGATCCAAGCGGTTTTAGGTTATTATATAGGCGGGATTATAGCTTATTCCTTCATCATCTTCTTTTCCATTTTTGTAATGAAGTTTTTCGGTTACAGACCTTGGCTGAAATACGCGACAGTATTCATGGAATTTATAGGTTATGCGATCGTGCAGGTCGGATATTTCGGAACAGAAGACCAATGGAAACCGAATGGGATTTTGAGTCCGGCTAACTATGGGATCTATTTTTTAATTTTAGCAGGGACTATTTTCAGGTTCAATCCTAGATTTACTTTTATCACCTCTACAGTTTTAGCAGTGCAATTCACTTCGATGGCGATGGCACTCACCATTCTAAACCCACAACTCCTTACCATGGGCTATGATGGAATGATCCGATTGAGATCTCCCCTTGTAATTTTGATGGGGGTATTTTTATTCGCGTTCGGAGTTACTATCTCTTATGCAACTAAGTTTGTGAGAAGATTGGTGGAAGAAGCCCAAAACGCAGAAGAAAGAGCCATAAGAAATTATACTTCTGCAAAGGAAATCCTACAAAGTTCCGAAACAGTAGCAGAAGAACTTCGTAAATCTTTAATAGATGTAGAAGATGTAGCGAGGGCAAACGAGGATAGCAGCCGCGATCTGGCGAGTATGGTAGAGGAAACATCCGCCACTTTGGAAGAGATGGGAGCAAGTATAGAATCCATTGCAAAAATGGCTGAACAACAGGATGAATTTGGAGATGATACTTCTACTTCTATAGACAAGT is a window from the Leptospira andrefontaineae genome containing:
- a CDS encoding methyl-accepting chemotaxis protein — its product is MNRNLELERQGEVAANYLRIFLTIVFIFGTAFGLVWKSGIQAVLGYYIGGIIAYSFIIFFSIFVMKFFGYRPWLKYATVFMEFIGYAIVQVGYFGTEDQWKPNGILSPANYGIYFLILAGTIFRFNPRFTFITSTVLAVQFTSMAMALTILNPQLLTMGYDGMIRLRSPLVILMGVFLFAFGVTISYATKFVRRLVEEAQNAEERAIRNYTSAKEILQSSETVAEELRKSLIDVEDVARANEDSSRDLASMVEETSATLEEMGASIESIAKMAEQQDEFGDDTSTSIDKWKDQMVRVFEAVSFARSLGEGSAATAIEGEGTVRVALDVFSQFKGTVQEVSKILVVIQDLAGKTNLLSLNAAIEAARAGEAGKGFSVVAEEVSKLADSSSRNAKEIVKQIGALGEASDTSSEKFGELVQAFRELTSGIGSIGEALAQVGDSVDKQKSLSTEVEDKNKHIRDLAKEMKNSTLEQSNGAKQILNGIEYLSKRSMEMSEITEKLRTSLERLKVTSQSLTKTLEATKLD